TTTTTGAAAAAAGCAGTCTTTGAAACCTGATGCTCCATGTGGTTAATGTCCGTAACAATCATGGTGTGTGGCATAACGACCCAGCTAAGCCGCCGCTGCGTAGCAGAGGTCGGCTGCAACGCCCTTGTTAGTCTAATGGCTGTTCCTCTATTATTTACCTAACTACAAAATAAGGGCGAATTTTTTCAAGTTTTTTTTGGCCAATTCCTTTTACTTTTTGCAAATCATCTACGCTTTTATAAGGACGTCCAGCGATAATTCTTGCAGCAAGAACAGGGCCTATTCTCTTGATAGACTGAAGTTCTTTTTCGGTGGCGGTGTTTAGGTCAAGTAAGCCTTGCGGGGATTTGGCTTTTTTTACCTGGTTCTGTAGTTCCTGCAATTCCTGCTCTTCACTACGTTGTTTGGCACGA
Above is a window of Deltaproteobacteria bacterium DNA encoding:
- a CDS encoding helix-hairpin-helix domain-containing protein — translated: MGRSAKGRIYGFIITSDGNDLASLLVKNGFARTHGIGRETPNGITHNEMVERLRDLETSAMIKRIGIWSESDPDQITELRAKQRSEEQELQELQNQVKKAKSPQGLLDLNTATEKELQSIKRIGPVLAARIIAGRPYKSVDDLQKVKGIGQKKLEKIRPYFVVR